The DNA window ACAGGAAAAGATTCGATCGGTACAAAATCACCGCCATCGACGTCATGGGCTCCATCGGTTCGGGAAAGACCTCCTTGATCAAAGCCCTTTTGAAGAAGCTGAAGATGGGCGAGGCGGTCGGCGTGATCGCCGGAGACCTCACGACCACGATCGATGCCGAGAGAATCCAGGAGGAAGGCGCACGGGTCATCCAGATCAACACCGGAAAGGAGTGCCACCTCGACGCCCATCTGGTTGGCCATGCCCTCGAGAAGATGGATCTCGACGGGATCCGGATCCTCTTCATCGAAAATGTGGGCAATCTCATCTGTCCTGGAGAATTTCCCCTGGGCACCCATAAGCGCATCGTCGTGACCTCGGTCACCGAAGGGCCCTACATGATCATCAAACATCCCTATATCTTCAAACAGGCCGATGTCATCGTCCTCAATAAGATCGACCTCGCCAAGGCGATGAACGTGAGCCCCGCTCAGTTGAAGGCCGATGCGGAAAGGGTCAATCCCCGGGCGGCCTTCGTCAAGGTCAATGCCCTCAGAGGGACGGGGATCGCCGAAGTGATCCGTCACCTGAATCTCTCTTGAAGCTCGAGGACATCGCCCCGATGGGATTCGAAACGGACCGATGCACGAATTTTCGGTCGCCTCCGACATCGTCGATCAAGTTCTCGAGGCAGCCCGAAAGAGAGGGGGAAAGCGGGTCCTCTCCGTCCGCCTCGACATCGGAGAGCTGACCCTCCTCAACGCGGAACAACTCCTCTTCTGGGTGAAGGAGCTCTTCAAAGGTTCGATCGCCGAGAATGCTGAGATTGCGGTCAAGATCATCAAGGCCAGGATCTCCTGCGCGGAGTGCGGCTACCGAGGAGGCACCCGAGAGGATCAATGCGATGCGATCGGCCACCAAATCCTTCCCCTATGCCCTCGGTGTGGTTCCCTCCAAGTCGAGATCGAAAGGGGAAGGGAGTGTCTCCTCAGAGGGATTCGGGCCGAGAGGTAAAGGCAGAGGTCTCGTTCCCTCAGCAGATCCTCGGATACTGGGTGCCAGTGAGCATATCGAGGATGCGGTGGCCTCCGATGAGGGTATGGAGGACGACCTTCCCGGGGTGGTCCGCCACGACCCTCCCGATGATCCGGCTCTCCCTGCCCAGAGGATGGGCTCTCATCGCCTCAAGGAGGCGCTCCGCATCTGATCTCGGGCAGAGGGCAATCAGTTTCCCCTCGTTCGCGAGATAGAGCGGATCGAGCCCCAGCAGTTCGCAGATCCCTTTTACGGATTCCCTCACAGGGATCTCTCTCTCCTCGAGGACGATCCCGACATTAGACTTTGAGGCGATCTCGTTCAGCGTCGTCGCCAGCCCGCCCCGGGTGGGGTCGCGCATACATCGGATCGACGGGCAGGCCCCGAGCATCATTTGGACCAGGTCGTTCAAGGGAGCACAATCGCTCTTCAGATCACCCTCGAAGCGAAATCCCTCCCTCTGGGAGAGGATGGCAAGTTCGTGGTCTCCGAGGAAGCCGCTGAGCAGGATCGCATCTCCGGGTCTGGCCTTCATCCCCGAGAGTTCGAGGCCGGGTTTAACCCATCCAATTCCTGCCGTATTGATGAAAAGCTTATCTGCCGCGCCATGCTCGACCACCTTGGTGTCGCCGGTAACGATCTCGACCTTCGCCTCTTCCGCGGTCTGGCGGATGGAAGAGAGGATCCTTTTCAGGTCGGAGAGAGGAAAACCCTCCTCGATGATGAAGGAGAGGCTGAGAAAGGCGGGGATGGCCCCGAGCATGGAGAGGTCGTTGACCGTGCCACAGACCGCAAGCCTTCCGATGTCTCCTCCCGGGAAAAAGAGGGGGTTGACCACATAGGAGTCGGTCGTAAAGGCGATCGGTCCGCTTCGGGGGTCGATCCTTGCGCTGTCATCGAGGAGACGGAGCATGGGATTGGAGAACTCCGGCAGGAAGAGCTGTTCGATGAGATCGTGCGCAAGCTTTCCGCCACTTCCGTGGGCAAGGAGGATCTTCTCATCGGACATAGGGCTTCCTCATTGGCTCCTTTCCGGAGGAAAGCGATAGTAGGTATGGCAGGTGCCTTCGAAGGAAACCATACATGGGCCAACAGGCTCCTCAGGATGGCAGACCGTCCCAAAGAGACGGCACTCCAGAGGAGAACGGACCCCCTGAATCACCTCTCCACAGAGGCACTCGGGATGCTCGATCGAGGGTTCCACTTCAATGTCGAAGCTTCGGGCATCCAGATCGGCATAGGCCTCTTTGAACCGATACCCGCTCTCCGGTATCGGTCCGAGACCCCGCCAGAGGGCGCCGTCCACCTCGAAGACCTCGGCGATCGCCTCCCTCGCCCGGGCGTTTCCGTCCTCCTCGACGACCCTCCGGTATTGGATCTCGACCTCCGGCCTCTCCTCCTCGATCTGGCGGAGGAGCATATAGATCCCCTGGAGGATGTCGAGGGGTTCGAAGCCCGCGATGACGCAGGCCTTGCCGAACTCCTTTACAATGAACCGATAGGGGTTGACCCCAAGGATGGTGGAGACATGGCCGGGAAGGAGGAACCCGTCGACCTTCACCCGGTTCGATTTTAGGAGGGCCGAAAGGGCAGGGGGAATCCGCTTCTGGCTGTTGAGGATAAAGAGGTTTCGGATCCCCTCCTCCTTGGCCTTCCGGATCGCCACCGAGATCGTAGGGGTCGTGGTCTCGAATCCGATGGCGAAAAAGACCACCCTTCGCGTCGGGTTCTCCCGGGCGATCCGGATGAGGTCGAGGGACGAGTAGATCATCCGGATGTCCCTTCCCTCGGCCTTCTCCTTCTGGAGGCTCGACCGCGAGCCCGGGACCTTCATCATGTCGCCGAAGGTGAGGAGGATCGTCCCGTTCTGCCGGGCCAGGGCGAGGCCGAGATCGATATCCTGATTGGGGGTGACGCAGACCGGGCAGCCCGGACCCGAAAGGAGCCTCACCTGCTCCGGCAAAAGGTTCCTCAGCCCCGAACGGAAGATGGAAACGGTATGGGTCCCGCAGACCTCCATGAGTTGTACAGGCCGTTTGGAGGTCTTCTCGATCCTCTTCAGGATTCCCCTGGCCAGGTCCCCATCCCGAAATTCATCGATGAACTTCATGCCGACTCTGCAAGCTCGTTCAGAATCCTTAAGGTCTCCTGCGCCTCGGCCTCGTCCACTTTATGGATGGCAAATCCGGAGTGGATGAGGACATAATCTCCGACCGAGACATCGGGGCAGAGCTCGATGGAGATCTCCCGGGTCACGCCTCCCACGTCAACCTTGGCCACATCCTTTTCGATTTCGACGATCTGTCCGGGGATGCCTAAACACATGAGAACAACCTCGCCTGGGCGATGACCGCCTGGCCGAGCGAGAGGCCTCCGTCGTTGGCCGGGACCTGATGGTGGAGGAAGGTCTCGAATCCTTCCTTTTTTAGGGCTTCTGTGGTCAGGCTGAGGAGGAAGATGTTCTGGAAGACCCCTCCGCTCAGGACGACCCGATGAAGCCCCTCCTGGGCTCGAAGGGCCTTGCAGGTTTCGACGATCATCCGGCCCACCGTTCGATGGAATTTGCCCGAGATTTTAGATGGGGAAATCCCCTCTGTCAAATCGGCCACCACCCCCCGGATCACGGGAGAGGGATCGATCACAAAGGGCCGCTCCTCTCCCAAAAGATGGAAGGGGTAATCCTCCTCGACCTCTTGGTCCGCCATCGACTCCAGTTCGATGGCCGCCTGGCCTTCGTAGTTGACCTCGTCCCTCACCGAAAGGAGCGAGGCGATGGCATCGAAGAACCTTCCCATGCTCGAGGTCAGGGGGGTATTGACCTTTTTGTGGATGGCCTCTTGCAGAATGGCCCACTTCCCAAGGTCGACCCTGTCCATCAGATCGATCTTCAAGGAGGCCCACTCCTGGCCGAAGGCCTCCGAAAGGTAGACCATGGCCATCCTCCAGGGCTGTCGGATCGCCTTCGACCCTCCGGGCAAGGGGACCTTCTTCAGATGGGCCAGCCTTTTGAATTCCTTCGGACTGACCTTCAGGAATTCGCCTCCCCAGATCGTGCCGTCAGTTCCGAATCCGGTCCCGTCGAAGGCCACGCCGATCACCTCTCCCTCGATCCCATTTTCGGCCATGCAGCTGACGATGTGGGCGTGGTGGTGTTGGACTCCCACTTTGGGAAGGTCCGGGATGGCAAGGGCGTATTTCGTGGAGAGGTAGTCGGGATGGAGGTCGTAGGCCACGGCCTTCGGCTCGATGTTGAAGAGCCGTTTGAAATGCTCGATCCCCTCTTCGAAGGAGGAGAGGGTTTCGAGGTTTTCGAGGTCTCCGATGTGGTGGCTTAAGAAGGCGTAGGGCCCACGGGTGAGGCAGAAGGTGTTCTTCAGCTCTCCGCCGCAGGCCAGGATCATCTCGAGAGAGAAAGGGAGCTTGATGGGAAAGGGGACATATCCCCTCGATCGTCTAAGGAAGTAGGGCCTCTTGCCGAAGACCCTCAGGACCGAATCGTCACACCGGATATGGATCTCCCTGTCGTGAAGAAGGAAAAAGTCCGCGATCTCCCTGAGCCGGTTTATCGCCTCCTCGTTTTTGTAGGCGATCGGCTCTTCGCTCTTGTTTCCGCTCGTCATGACAAGGGTCCTAAGGTTCCCGCGGAGGAGGAGATGGTGAAGGGGGGAATAAGGGAGCATC is part of the Thermodesulfobacteriota bacterium genome and encodes:
- the hypB gene encoding hydrogenase nickel incorporation protein HypB — protein: MKVVRPRGPEIFDIELEKDLLDKNRRLARENRKRFDRYKITAIDVMGSIGSGKTSLIKALLKKLKMGEAVGVIAGDLTTTIDAERIQEEGARVIQINTGKECHLDAHLVGHALEKMDLDGIRILFIENVGNLICPGEFPLGTHKRIVVTSVTEGPYMIIKHPYIFKQADVIVLNKIDLAKAMNVSPAQLKADAERVNPRAAFVKVNALRGTGIAEVIRHLNLS
- a CDS encoding hydrogenase/urease maturation nickel metallochaperone HypA, whose translation is MHEFSVASDIVDQVLEAARKRGGKRVLSVRLDIGELTLLNAEQLLFWVKELFKGSIAENAEIAVKIIKARISCAECGYRGGTREDQCDAIGHQILPLCPRCGSLQVEIERGRECLLRGIRAER
- the hypE gene encoding hydrogenase expression/formation protein HypE, giving the protein MSDEKILLAHGSGGKLAHDLIEQLFLPEFSNPMLRLLDDSARIDPRSGPIAFTTDSYVVNPLFFPGGDIGRLAVCGTVNDLSMLGAIPAFLSLSFIIEEGFPLSDLKRILSSIRQTAEEAKVEIVTGDTKVVEHGAADKLFINTAGIGWVKPGLELSGMKARPGDAILLSGFLGDHELAILSQREGFRFEGDLKSDCAPLNDLVQMMLGACPSIRCMRDPTRGGLATTLNEIASKSNVGIVLEEREIPVRESVKGICELLGLDPLYLANEGKLIALCPRSDAERLLEAMRAHPLGRESRIIGRVVADHPGKVVLHTLIGGHRILDMLTGTQYPRIC
- the hypD gene encoding hydrogenase formation protein HypD; this translates as MKFIDEFRDGDLARGILKRIEKTSKRPVQLMEVCGTHTVSIFRSGLRNLLPEQVRLLSGPGCPVCVTPNQDIDLGLALARQNGTILLTFGDMMKVPGSRSSLQKEKAEGRDIRMIYSSLDLIRIARENPTRRVVFFAIGFETTTPTISVAIRKAKEEGIRNLFILNSQKRIPPALSALLKSNRVKVDGFLLPGHVSTILGVNPYRFIVKEFGKACVIAGFEPLDILQGIYMLLRQIEEERPEVEIQYRRVVEEDGNARAREAIAEVFEVDGALWRGLGPIPESGYRFKEAYADLDARSFDIEVEPSIEHPECLCGEVIQGVRSPLECRLFGTVCHPEEPVGPCMVSFEGTCHTYYRFPPERSQ
- a CDS encoding HypC/HybG/HupF family hydrogenase formation chaperone; amino-acid sequence: MCLGIPGQIVEIEKDVAKVDVGGVTREISIELCPDVSVGDYVLIHSGFAIHKVDEAEAQETLRILNELAESA
- the hypF gene encoding carbamoyltransferase HypF, which codes for MRLRRATIRITGIVQGIGFRPFIYNLAKRREIRGWVLNNEQGVFIEAESGDGNLERFIRDIPALAPALARIETFEVNYLPPVGYSDFEIRQSEEAPEKFTLISPDLATCEACLAELFSPENVRFRYPFINCTLCGPRFTIIQDIPYDRHKTTMTAFVMCPSCQKEYEDPSDRRFHAQPNACPSCGPRIELRDRQGHQLPGDPIETALDLLEKGAILAVKGIGGFHLACDATNEEAVSTLRSRKFREDKPFALMCRDLEEVKRYCEVDPEEERLLKGTERPIVILKRKRNIPIAPSVAPYQNTLGVMLPYSPLHHLLLRGNLRTLVMTSGNKSEEPIAYKNEEAINRLREIADFFLLHDREIHIRCDDSVLRVFGKRPYFLRRSRGYVPFPIKLPFSLEMILACGGELKNTFCLTRGPYAFLSHHIGDLENLETLSSFEEGIEHFKRLFNIEPKAVAYDLHPDYLSTKYALAIPDLPKVGVQHHHAHIVSCMAENGIEGEVIGVAFDGTGFGTDGTIWGGEFLKVSPKEFKRLAHLKKVPLPGGSKAIRQPWRMAMVYLSEAFGQEWASLKIDLMDRVDLGKWAILQEAIHKKVNTPLTSSMGRFFDAIASLLSVRDEVNYEGQAAIELESMADQEVEEDYPFHLLGEERPFVIDPSPVIRGVVADLTEGISPSKISGKFHRTVGRMIVETCKALRAQEGLHRVVLSGGVFQNIFLLSLTTEALKKEGFETFLHHQVPANDGGLSLGQAVIAQARLFSCV